From a region of the Tenggerimyces flavus genome:
- a CDS encoding S8 family peptidase, which yields MRLAVPLVVAVLITGSLSTASADSGLEPLPQNAATPPATSTVTLLTGDVVTVAATPTGERTFTVRPARRTNGTPVTFSSAADGEHLYVIPSDAAPHLAADRLDLGLFDVAALSESGPPPVIVQYANTRRAVTAGATATLESIDAVAYDPKQTDVWSMLTSDGARLANDVRKVWLDATIEADLDVSVPQIGAPSVWAAGFDGTGAKVAVLDTGIDKEHPDLAGKVVAEQNFSDDASPVDGNGHGTHVASIVAGNGGTYKGVAPGADLMVGKVLTNAGSGQLSWAIDGMEWAAANGADVVNLSLSAPPTDGTDPGSLAVDALTRETGTLFVIASGNDYADAAVGTPGAATEALTVGAVDDQDALADFSNRGPRRGDAIVKPNLTAPGVGIVAARAAGTSLGTPVDDRYTSASGTSMATPHVAGAAALLAQAHPDWQASELKSALVSTAAPGAYTAYQQGAGRVDVGKAFAQRVYGPATADFGRLPDPATDPVTRTLTYTNDTDAAVTLELGVTGNGWDSRDVPAAAVHLATTSLTVAPHASATVDLTAEPALLDAGVYSGIVAATAPGGVTVRTPWSLYEASETQQLTVSLKDRRGKPAELGLPIHVVKTNPGFVANDPFRNWYHFGWSDSEGNATFDVAPGVYDVYAQITTWQLEARESTIAVASERDVAADTAVTLDASQAKRRNPRVGEDVDLMMGEIGVNRQLSDGRSFRMGALFDESTDWELFTTPGPRPKTGSTESYTKWVLGSQLVRVPGLHPAYWPYAAGPALAGRRTLPVVFAGGGENFQPAKGKLALVRVGIPSGEPYPYSYFINELQRVTDRAAAAEVAGVLAYADLAGAKAHEVRAEPILQLGLSRDEGEALRKAIARRPTKLTIDGRQTPERVYHVRLGHDGGWPSKGDPTVGKRELTTIPARYHSDSPTQRGEIAWFAFSANMPDSAQLAVPFHAPAAWTELVANSGPPLRWTRQTWLEDTFLRTWDRIPAGRGERRGTETWGEAPMTYGAVDVAGAYPTTLDCTFCRQGDRFVTGKYRLDASGKHYEYAWFAPPEVRLFRGDTELPRSGSSWRWFQLPPGAGTYRLTMDYTQPGSEPTALAPKVLTEWVFRSQPPQPGKLPPAYACPFTGDTNACAFEPLIQLRYELGLSLHNRAPANGTYRFDIHAAPLSGAGDRTPVAGMQVQYSLDDGATWASASVRKKGRGEFGVSVRHPKLEQTNGYVWLKVRAWNSKGDSVDQTVQRAYRLETR from the coding sequence GTGAGACTTGCCGTCCCCCTTGTCGTCGCAGTCCTGATCACCGGTTCGCTGTCCACCGCCTCGGCGGACAGCGGGCTGGAACCGTTGCCACAGAACGCCGCCACGCCTCCTGCGACGAGCACCGTCACGCTGCTCACCGGCGACGTGGTCACGGTCGCCGCGACGCCGACCGGTGAGCGTACGTTCACCGTTCGCCCTGCCCGTCGCACCAACGGCACGCCGGTCACGTTCAGCAGCGCCGCCGACGGCGAGCACCTGTACGTCATCCCGTCCGACGCCGCGCCGCACCTCGCCGCCGACAGGCTCGACCTGGGCCTGTTCGACGTCGCCGCATTGAGCGAGTCCGGCCCGCCGCCGGTCATCGTGCAGTACGCGAACACCCGCCGGGCCGTGACCGCCGGAGCCACAGCGACGCTCGAGAGCATCGACGCCGTCGCGTACGACCCCAAGCAAACCGACGTCTGGTCCATGCTGACGAGCGATGGCGCCCGCCTGGCGAACGACGTCCGCAAGGTCTGGCTGGACGCCACCATCGAGGCAGACCTCGACGTGAGCGTCCCGCAGATCGGCGCACCCTCGGTCTGGGCCGCGGGCTTCGACGGCACCGGCGCCAAGGTCGCGGTCCTCGACACCGGCATCGACAAGGAGCATCCCGACCTCGCCGGCAAGGTCGTCGCCGAGCAGAACTTCAGCGACGACGCGTCCCCCGTGGACGGCAACGGGCACGGCACCCACGTCGCCTCGATCGTCGCCGGCAACGGCGGCACCTACAAGGGCGTCGCTCCGGGCGCCGACCTGATGGTCGGCAAGGTGCTCACGAACGCCGGCTCCGGCCAGCTGTCGTGGGCGATCGACGGCATGGAGTGGGCCGCGGCCAACGGCGCCGACGTCGTCAACCTCAGCCTGTCCGCACCGCCGACCGACGGCACCGACCCGGGCAGCCTCGCGGTCGACGCGCTGACGCGGGAGACCGGCACGCTGTTCGTCATCGCGTCCGGCAACGACTACGCGGACGCGGCGGTCGGTACGCCGGGCGCGGCCACCGAGGCGCTCACCGTCGGCGCGGTCGACGACCAGGACGCGCTCGCCGACTTCTCCAACCGCGGTCCGCGCCGCGGCGACGCGATCGTCAAGCCGAACCTCACCGCACCGGGCGTCGGCATCGTCGCCGCCCGCGCCGCAGGCACCAGCCTGGGTACGCCGGTCGACGACCGCTACACCAGCGCCAGCGGAACGTCGATGGCCACGCCGCACGTCGCCGGCGCGGCGGCCCTGCTCGCACAGGCGCATCCGGACTGGCAGGCGTCGGAGCTCAAGTCCGCTCTGGTCTCGACGGCTGCCCCCGGCGCCTACACCGCGTACCAGCAGGGCGCCGGCCGCGTCGACGTCGGCAAGGCGTTCGCGCAACGGGTGTACGGGCCGGCGACCGCCGACTTCGGCCGGCTGCCCGACCCCGCGACTGACCCGGTCACCCGCACGCTCACGTACACCAACGACACCGACGCAGCCGTCACGCTCGAGCTCGGCGTGACCGGTAACGGCTGGGACAGCCGAGACGTCCCCGCCGCCGCGGTCCACCTCGCAACGACCAGCCTGACCGTCGCGCCGCACGCCTCCGCGACCGTCGACCTCACCGCCGAGCCGGCGCTGCTGGACGCGGGCGTCTACAGCGGGATCGTCGCCGCGACCGCGCCGGGCGGCGTCACCGTACGCACGCCGTGGAGCCTGTACGAGGCGAGCGAGACCCAGCAGCTGACCGTCAGCCTGAAGGACCGCCGGGGCAAGCCCGCCGAGCTCGGCCTGCCGATCCACGTCGTCAAGACCAACCCGGGCTTCGTCGCGAACGACCCGTTCCGCAACTGGTACCACTTCGGCTGGTCCGACTCCGAGGGCAACGCGACGTTCGACGTCGCGCCCGGCGTGTACGACGTCTACGCGCAGATCACCACCTGGCAGCTCGAGGCTCGCGAGTCCACGATCGCGGTCGCGTCGGAACGCGACGTCGCCGCCGACACCGCGGTGACGCTCGACGCCAGCCAGGCGAAGCGCCGCAACCCTCGCGTGGGCGAGGACGTCGACCTGATGATGGGCGAGATCGGCGTCAACCGGCAGCTGTCGGACGGCCGTTCGTTCCGGATGGGCGCGCTGTTCGACGAGTCGACGGACTGGGAGCTGTTCACCACGCCGGGACCGCGGCCGAAGACGGGATCTACGGAGTCGTACACGAAGTGGGTGCTCGGCTCGCAGCTCGTTCGCGTGCCCGGCCTGCATCCCGCGTACTGGCCGTACGCCGCCGGACCGGCGCTCGCGGGTCGGCGTACGCTGCCGGTCGTCTTCGCCGGAGGTGGCGAGAACTTCCAACCAGCCAAGGGCAAACTCGCCCTGGTCCGCGTCGGCATCCCCTCCGGGGAGCCGTACCCGTACTCCTACTTCATCAACGAGCTGCAACGGGTGACCGACCGTGCGGCCGCCGCCGAGGTCGCCGGCGTGCTCGCCTACGCCGACCTCGCGGGCGCGAAGGCCCACGAGGTCCGCGCCGAGCCGATCCTCCAGCTCGGGCTGAGCCGGGACGAGGGCGAGGCGCTCCGCAAGGCCATCGCACGTCGCCCGACCAAGCTGACCATCGACGGACGGCAGACTCCCGAACGCGTCTATCACGTGCGGCTCGGGCACGACGGCGGCTGGCCCTCGAAGGGCGACCCGACCGTTGGCAAGCGCGAGTTGACGACGATCCCCGCGCGCTATCACAGCGATTCGCCAACGCAGAGAGGCGAAATCGCGTGGTTCGCATTCAGCGCGAACATGCCGGACAGCGCCCAGCTCGCCGTGCCGTTCCATGCGCCGGCGGCCTGGACGGAGCTGGTCGCGAACAGCGGCCCGCCCCTGCGGTGGACGAGGCAGACCTGGCTCGAGGACACGTTCCTGCGCACGTGGGACCGCATCCCGGCCGGTAGGGGTGAGCGCCGCGGGACGGAGACCTGGGGCGAGGCGCCGATGACGTACGGCGCGGTCGACGTCGCCGGCGCGTACCCGACGACGCTCGACTGCACCTTCTGCCGGCAGGGCGACCGGTTCGTCACCGGGAAGTACCGGCTGGACGCGAGCGGGAAGCACTACGAGTACGCGTGGTTCGCCCCGCCGGAGGTGCGGCTGTTCCGCGGCGACACCGAGCTCCCGCGCAGCGGCTCGTCATGGCGGTGGTTCCAACTCCCACCGGGCGCGGGCACGTACCGGCTGACGATGGACTACACCCAGCCCGGCTCGGAGCCGACCGCGCTGGCGCCGAAGGTGCTGACCGAGTGGGTGTTCCGCTCCCAGCCGCCTCAGCCTGGGAAGCTGCCGCCGGCGTACGCCTGCCCGTTCACCGGCGACACCAACGCGTGCGCGTTCGAGCCGCTGATCCAGCTCCGGTACGAGCTCGGGCTCAGCCTGCACAACAGAGCGCCGGCGAACGGGACGTACCGCTTCGACATCCATGCGGCACCGCTGTCCGGCGCCGGCGACCGGACGCCGGTGGCCGGGATGCAGGTGCAGTACTCCCTCGACGACGGCGCCACCTGGGCGTCGGCATCTGTCCGCAAGAAGGGCCGCGGCGAGTTCGGGGTGAGCGTGCGGCATCCGAAGCTCGAGCAGACGAATGGCTATGTCTGGTTGAAGGTTCGCGCCTGGAACAGCAAGGGCGACTCCGTAGACCAGACCGTGCAGCGCGCCTACCGCTTGGAGACCCGATGA
- a CDS encoding class I SAM-dependent methyltransferase produces MAQLTAEAYGRDFPAEVDPYSSCTWWTLGQYVAWLRLGPESTLADLGCGRGGVGLWLARAFSCSLVGVDISPVGVEISSRRAADFVPAGLARFQVGSFADTGLPDECADGAVSMDALPFAPDRAAAFAEVRRILRPGGRFAFTCAEDTITAERPNAIESWEPLLVEAGLTQVARVPVEGWLEQWLRLFEVWLAHQDDLRAALGDSAELMIREARDGNRLRRRTPVLLVAEKPA; encoded by the coding sequence ATGGCTCAGCTGACGGCGGAGGCCTACGGCCGTGACTTCCCGGCCGAGGTCGACCCGTACAGCTCGTGTACGTGGTGGACGCTCGGCCAGTACGTCGCCTGGCTGCGGCTCGGGCCGGAGTCGACACTGGCCGACCTCGGCTGCGGCCGGGGCGGCGTAGGGCTGTGGCTGGCGCGAGCGTTCTCGTGCTCGCTCGTGGGAGTGGACATCAGCCCGGTCGGTGTGGAGATCTCGTCGCGGCGAGCGGCGGACTTCGTACCGGCCGGGCTGGCGCGGTTCCAGGTGGGATCGTTCGCCGACACCGGGCTGCCGGACGAGTGCGCGGACGGCGCGGTGAGCATGGACGCGTTGCCGTTCGCGCCTGATCGGGCGGCCGCATTCGCCGAGGTCCGCCGGATCCTGCGGCCAGGTGGGCGGTTCGCGTTCACCTGCGCCGAGGACACGATCACTGCGGAGCGGCCGAACGCGATCGAGTCGTGGGAGCCGCTGCTGGTCGAGGCCGGCCTGACCCAGGTCGCGCGGGTGCCCGTCGAGGGCTGGCTGGAGCAGTGGCTGCGGCTGTTCGAGGTGTGGCTGGCGCACCAGGACGACCTCCGCGCGGCGCTCGGCGACTCCGCCGAGCTGATGATCCGCGAGGCCCGCGACGGCAACCGCCTGCGCCGCCGTACGCCCGTGCTGCTGGTGGCGGAGAAGCCGGCTTGA
- a CDS encoding winged helix-turn-helix transcriptional regulator, translating into MSTLLLLTNALQPSAEIVPALALLGHHVRVVPAEASALLEVQQPDAVLVDARRELVQARSLTRVIRTTGIGVPLFVIVTEGGLAAVNADWGMDDVLLDTAGPAEVDARLRLTMGRLAQRITEEERPHVIRRGDLVIDEDTYTSRLGRRALDLTFKEFELLKFLAQHPGRVFTRQQLLQEVWGYDYFGGTRTVDVHVRRLRAKLGPEFESLIGTVRNVGYRFVAPPSGEEHKPLPEDDADEVSPVHSRSETSTR; encoded by the coding sequence GTGAGCACATTGCTACTCCTGACGAACGCGCTCCAGCCCTCTGCCGAGATCGTGCCCGCGCTGGCGCTGCTCGGCCACCACGTCCGCGTCGTCCCCGCCGAGGCCTCGGCGCTGCTCGAGGTGCAGCAGCCCGACGCCGTCCTCGTCGACGCCCGCCGCGAGCTCGTCCAGGCGCGCAGCCTGACCCGGGTGATCCGGACCACGGGCATCGGCGTACCGCTCTTCGTGATCGTGACCGAGGGCGGCCTCGCCGCGGTCAACGCCGACTGGGGCATGGACGACGTGCTGCTCGACACGGCCGGCCCGGCTGAGGTCGACGCGCGGCTCCGGCTCACGATGGGGCGGCTCGCGCAGCGGATCACCGAGGAGGAGCGCCCGCACGTCATCCGTCGCGGCGACCTGGTGATCGATGAGGACACCTACACCTCCCGGCTCGGCCGGCGCGCGCTCGACCTCACGTTCAAGGAGTTCGAGCTGCTGAAGTTCCTGGCCCAGCACCCCGGCCGCGTCTTCACCCGGCAGCAGCTGCTGCAGGAGGTGTGGGGGTACGACTACTTCGGCGGCACGCGCACGGTCGACGTGCACGTACGCCGGCTGCGGGCGAAGCTCGGGCCGGAGTTCGAGTCGCTGATCGGGACCGTACGCAACGTGGGGTACCGCTTCGTCGCGCCACCGTCCGGCGAGGAGCACAAGCCGCTGCCGGAGGACGACGCGGACGAGGTCTCGCCGGTGCACAGCCGTTCGGAAACCTCCACCCGCTGA
- the mshD gene encoding mycothiol synthase, protein MTVSVRQVEHLSPDEYADVVALIDAAASADGVRPLDEQATIDLRGDAPDTTHLLGSVDDTVVGYARLHRSDGTAGGDVVVHPTHRRHGIGRALVDELLAAAAGQALAVWAHGPHPDAAKIAADTGFEAARELWRMRRDLALPFPDFPVPEGITIRTFRPGEDDEAFLAVNAKAFAEHPEQGRWRQPELDARLAEPWFDPAGFFVADRDGQFVGYHWTKVHEPPVRGEAPDARAGEVYVLGLDPAAQAGGLGKALLVAGLRSLRDRGLPVVMLYAESDNDKAIKLYEKLGFDHVDTDVRYRHPGTASLS, encoded by the coding sequence GTGACGGTTTCTGTGCGCCAGGTCGAGCATCTGTCCCCCGACGAGTACGCCGACGTGGTCGCGCTGATCGACGCCGCGGCTTCGGCTGACGGCGTACGGCCGCTGGACGAGCAGGCCACAATCGACCTGCGCGGGGACGCCCCGGACACCACCCACCTGCTGGGCTCGGTCGACGACACGGTCGTGGGGTACGCGCGACTGCACCGCTCCGACGGCACCGCCGGCGGCGACGTCGTCGTCCACCCCACGCACCGCCGGCACGGGATCGGGCGGGCACTCGTCGACGAGCTGCTCGCCGCGGCAGCCGGCCAGGCGCTGGCGGTCTGGGCGCACGGCCCGCACCCGGACGCCGCCAAGATCGCCGCCGACACCGGCTTCGAAGCCGCCCGCGAGCTGTGGCGGATGCGGCGCGACCTCGCGCTGCCGTTCCCCGACTTCCCCGTTCCCGAGGGCATCACGATCCGGACGTTCCGGCCGGGCGAGGACGACGAGGCGTTCCTCGCGGTCAACGCCAAGGCGTTCGCCGAGCACCCCGAGCAGGGTCGCTGGCGGCAGCCCGAGCTGGACGCGCGGCTCGCGGAGCCGTGGTTCGACCCGGCTGGGTTCTTCGTCGCCGACCGGGACGGCCAGTTCGTCGGCTACCACTGGACGAAGGTGCACGAGCCGCCCGTACGCGGTGAGGCACCGGACGCCCGGGCGGGCGAGGTGTACGTGCTCGGCCTCGACCCCGCCGCCCAGGCCGGCGGGCTCGGCAAGGCGCTGCTCGTCGCCGGTCTGCGCAGTCTCCGGGACCGCGGCCTGCCGGTCGTCATGCTGTACGCCGAGTCCGACAACGACAAGGCGATCAAGCTGTACGAGAAGCTCGGCTTCGACCACGTCGATACCGATGTCCGCTATCGGCACCCTGGTACCGCAAGCCTGAGTTGA
- a CDS encoding MoaD/ThiS family protein, translating into MANVTIRYWAAAKEAAGLTSENVEASTLADVIEAVVARHPDRPRLATVLGSCAYLVNEQPVGKRDPATVPLADGAQVEALPPFAGG; encoded by the coding sequence ATGGCGAACGTGACGATTCGCTACTGGGCGGCGGCCAAGGAGGCGGCCGGCCTGACCTCGGAGAACGTCGAGGCGTCGACGCTCGCGGACGTCATCGAGGCGGTCGTCGCACGGCACCCCGACCGCCCGCGGCTGGCCACGGTGCTCGGCAGCTGCGCGTACCTGGTGAACGAGCAACCGGTCGGCAAGCGCGACCCCGCCACGGTCCCACTCGCCGACGGCGCCCAGGTCGAAGCCCTGCCACCCTTCGCAGGCGGCTGA
- a CDS encoding S8 family serine peptidase, with protein sequence MKAVRSTLVAAALVLAGLAPSSATAAPVTPVAGGEPSQRVTLLTGDVVSVTEVGGKTSVAVDRVSGAVQAYTKDGDTYVLPERVAPYVRAGTVDAELFNVTRLIEQGRTDDKAKLLPLIVTYDRTASRSRSSLLAQAEALPASDATLALPSIDGAAVTLDKQAAAGFWSAVDGANGQLDKGIDKIWLDGKVEASLDVSVPLIGAPEAWANGLDGTGTTVAVLDTGVDAAHPDLAGKVGAQQDFTGGGSPVDHHGHGTHVAATVAGTGAASGGSRKGVAPGAMLMNGKVLDDGGSGYDSWIIAGMEWATGNGADVVSMSLGGYASDGTDPLSQAVNELTASTGTLFVIASGNYGPSGYSVTNPGTADAALTVGNVTKAEELASSSGRGPRTGDHAIKPDITAPGTDIVAARAAGTSLGTPVDENYTSLTGTSMATPHVAGAAAIVHQQHPDWTPAQVKAALVSTAKPRDDLTVYEQGGGRVDVAKATAQGVFAGPTPLNFGYLPYPQTELDPIVRTVTFTNTTGAAVTLDLTASAEVADGTAAPAGMVTLSALSVEVPAGGTATVDVTVDPALGDAGLYSGYLVGQGAGGVRVALPLGLNKEPESYDLSLTVLDRLGAPNRGATVQVGNVDDSSKLIAFPNLDAQGKATLRVPVGTYSVNAVVTTIEAGEYTYAFVGAPEVNVGPGGANVVLDGRRTVPLNVEVGKDNENISAKLEFWRMPLKGEPISYRYTLGEPFTKMYAAPTTPVTKGAFHLVTQYSLVTPDLEASGSALREFRPQYLVYSPELSKARLRLRVVDVGKASPAELSAVDVRGKVAVIEAVEGQWSEQITAAAAAGARVAFLYSRNGYPYFGSVERGLPIPGAALKLSEAEALVSWAKRGRLLTLESTPDSPFLYDLRYDYDGFVPSGSLTRRVRDRDVATVRSTYHADALARDAAEVNAAFAPWQDWSFDANRYFRTPGERTEYVTARPGLLWQRTVYGYETPEVVFGRPMRDQFRYYSGNDMLRGTWFGGAVTGPVPRVERTPQDRVAIPCAGCRDADELFFWLEDLGSSDAGHYGAFDTRWENSATRLYRDGELVVSRRTARGVLEAVPAGSTYRLEVDSFSDAPWSWGWKTKSAWTLASSAPSRPSALPAWYECGVGRGRDCAYLPMLFARYDVPLDALNRAPAGRSFTFDLSIDGQPYAPKPRLKSVRLEVSYDDGATWRPASLRGSGGDYRATVHHPKTASFASLRVRAEDRSGNVLTQEVTRAYKLR encoded by the coding sequence ATGAAGGCTGTTCGCAGCACCCTCGTTGCCGCCGCGCTCGTCCTGGCGGGGCTCGCACCCTCGTCGGCGACCGCCGCTCCGGTCACGCCCGTGGCCGGCGGCGAGCCGTCGCAGCGGGTCACGCTGCTCACCGGCGACGTCGTGTCCGTCACGGAGGTCGGCGGCAAGACGTCCGTCGCGGTGGACCGCGTCTCCGGTGCCGTGCAGGCGTACACCAAGGACGGCGACACCTACGTGCTGCCGGAGCGCGTCGCGCCGTACGTCCGCGCCGGAACGGTCGACGCCGAACTGTTCAACGTCACCAGGCTGATCGAGCAGGGCCGCACCGACGACAAGGCCAAGCTGCTGCCGCTGATCGTCACGTACGACCGCACTGCCTCGCGGTCCCGGTCCAGCCTGCTCGCGCAGGCCGAGGCGCTCCCCGCGAGCGACGCGACGCTCGCGCTGCCGAGCATCGACGGCGCCGCCGTGACGCTCGACAAGCAGGCCGCCGCCGGCTTCTGGTCCGCGGTCGACGGCGCGAACGGCCAACTGGACAAGGGCATCGACAAGATCTGGCTGGACGGCAAGGTCGAGGCGTCGCTCGACGTGAGCGTCCCGCTGATCGGCGCGCCGGAGGCCTGGGCGAACGGGCTCGACGGCACCGGCACCACCGTTGCCGTCCTCGACACCGGCGTCGACGCCGCCCACCCGGACCTCGCCGGCAAGGTCGGCGCCCAGCAGGACTTCACCGGCGGCGGCTCCCCCGTCGACCACCACGGCCACGGCACGCACGTCGCCGCGACCGTCGCCGGCACGGGCGCCGCGTCCGGCGGTTCCCGCAAGGGCGTCGCGCCGGGCGCCATGCTGATGAACGGCAAGGTCCTCGACGACGGCGGCAGCGGCTACGACTCGTGGATCATCGCCGGCATGGAGTGGGCGACCGGCAACGGCGCCGACGTCGTCAGCATGAGCCTCGGCGGGTACGCGTCCGACGGGACCGACCCGCTCAGCCAGGCCGTGAACGAGCTCACGGCCAGCACCGGCACGCTGTTCGTCATCGCGTCGGGCAACTACGGCCCGAGCGGCTACAGCGTCACCAACCCGGGCACGGCCGACGCCGCGCTCACTGTCGGCAACGTGACGAAGGCCGAGGAGCTCGCGAGCAGCTCCGGCCGTGGACCACGTACCGGCGACCATGCGATCAAGCCGGACATCACCGCGCCGGGCACCGACATCGTCGCCGCCCGCGCGGCCGGAACGAGCCTGGGTACGCCGGTCGACGAGAACTACACGAGCCTGACCGGCACCTCGATGGCGACGCCGCATGTCGCCGGCGCGGCCGCGATCGTGCACCAGCAGCACCCGGACTGGACGCCCGCGCAGGTGAAGGCCGCGCTGGTCTCGACCGCGAAACCACGCGACGACCTGACCGTCTACGAGCAGGGCGGCGGGCGCGTGGACGTCGCGAAGGCGACCGCGCAGGGCGTGTTCGCGGGGCCGACGCCGCTGAACTTCGGCTACCTGCCGTACCCACAGACCGAGCTCGACCCGATCGTGCGGACCGTGACGTTCACCAACACGACCGGCGCCGCGGTCACGCTCGACCTGACCGCGTCGGCGGAGGTCGCCGACGGCACGGCCGCGCCGGCCGGGATGGTCACGCTGAGCGCGCTGTCGGTCGAGGTCCCGGCTGGCGGGACGGCGACCGTGGACGTGACCGTGGACCCCGCGCTCGGCGACGCCGGCCTGTACAGCGGCTACCTCGTCGGCCAGGGCGCGGGCGGCGTGCGTGTCGCGCTGCCGCTCGGGCTGAACAAGGAGCCCGAGTCGTACGACCTGTCCCTCACCGTGCTCGACCGCCTGGGCGCGCCGAACCGCGGCGCGACGGTCCAGGTCGGCAACGTCGACGACTCGTCGAAGCTCATCGCGTTCCCGAACCTGGACGCGCAGGGCAAGGCGACGTTGCGGGTACCGGTCGGCACGTACAGCGTGAACGCCGTCGTCACCACGATCGAGGCCGGCGAGTACACCTACGCGTTCGTCGGCGCGCCCGAGGTGAACGTCGGGCCGGGCGGCGCGAACGTCGTCCTCGACGGCCGCCGCACGGTGCCGCTGAACGTCGAGGTCGGCAAGGACAACGAGAACATCTCGGCGAAGCTGGAGTTCTGGCGGATGCCGCTGAAGGGCGAGCCGATCAGCTATCGCTACACGTTGGGCGAGCCGTTCACGAAGATGTACGCCGCACCGACCACGCCGGTGACCAAGGGCGCCTTCCACCTGGTCACGCAGTACTCGCTGGTCACACCGGACCTCGAAGCTTCCGGTTCGGCGCTCCGAGAGTTCCGGCCGCAGTACCTGGTCTACTCCCCGGAACTTTCGAAGGCTCGGCTGCGGCTGCGCGTCGTGGACGTGGGGAAGGCCTCGCCCGCAGAACTTTCGGCCGTCGACGTCCGCGGCAAGGTGGCGGTGATCGAGGCCGTCGAGGGGCAGTGGAGCGAGCAGATCACCGCGGCCGCTGCTGCCGGTGCACGAGTCGCGTTCCTCTACAGCCGGAACGGATATCCGTACTTCGGCTCGGTCGAGCGCGGGCTGCCGATCCCGGGCGCCGCTCTGAAACTTTCGGAGGCGGAGGCCCTTGTTTCGTGGGCGAAACGCGGCCGGCTGCTCACGCTGGAAAGCACTCCGGACAGCCCGTTCCTGTATGACCTGCGCTATGACTACGACGGCTTCGTGCCGTCGGGCTCGTTGACGCGGCGCGTGCGGGACCGGGACGTGGCGACGGTGCGGAGCACGTACCACGCGGACGCGCTCGCGCGGGACGCCGCGGAGGTGAACGCGGCGTTCGCACCGTGGCAGGACTGGAGCTTCGACGCGAACCGATACTTCCGGACTCCGGGCGAACGGACCGAGTACGTGACCGCGCGACCGGGACTGCTGTGGCAGCGGACCGTGTACGGCTACGAAACTCCGGAGGTCGTTTTCGGACGGCCGATGCGCGATCAGTTCCGGTACTACTCCGGAAACGACATGCTGCGCGGGACCTGGTTCGGCGGGGCGGTGACGGGACCGGTGCCGCGGGTCGAACGGACGCCGCAGGACCGGGTCGCGATCCCATGCGCGGGCTGCCGGGACGCTGACGAGCTGTTCTTCTGGCTGGAGGACCTGGGCAGCTCGGACGCGGGGCACTACGGCGCGTTCGACACCCGGTGGGAGAACTCGGCGACGCGGCTCTACCGCGACGGTGAGCTCGTCGTCTCGCGGCGTACGGCGCGCGGGGTGCTCGAGGCGGTGCCCGCCGGCTCGACGTACCGGCTGGAGGTGGACAGCTTCTCCGACGCGCCGTGGAGCTGGGGCTGGAAGACGAAGTCGGCCTGGACCCTCGCCTCGTCCGCGCCGTCGCGGCCGTCGGCACTGCCGGCCTGGTACGAGTGCGGGGTCGGGCGCGGGCGGGACTGCGCGTACCTGCCGATGCTGTTCGCCCGGTACGACGTGCCGCTCGACGCGCTGAACCGCGCGCCGGCAGGGCGGTCGTTCACCTTCGACCTGTCGATCGACGGCCAGCCGTACGCGCCCAAGCCCCGGCTGAAGTCGGTCCGGCTCGAGGTGTCGTACGACGACGGAGCGACGTGGCGCCCGGCCTCGCTGCGAGGGTCGGGAGGCGACTACCGGGCCACCGTTCACCACCCGAAGACAGCGTCGTTCGCCTCCCTGCGAGTGCGCGCGGAGGACAGGTCCGGGAACGTTCTCACCCAGGAGGTGACCAGGGCGTACAAGCTGCGCTGA